One Candidatus Devosia phytovorans genomic window carries:
- the smpB gene encoding SsrA-binding protein SmpB yields the protein MAPKNDKAKNGVISHGLVAENRRSRYDYEIGETLEAGIVLSGTEVKSLRLGKAQITESYASPERGELWLINAHIPEYLQANRFNHEEKRPRKLLVSKKQLAHLDQEVARAGNTIVPLKLFFNDQGRAKLLIGIGKGKKNYDKRATERDRDWNRDKSRIMKEGGRG from the coding sequence ATGGCTCCCAAGAACGACAAAGCGAAAAACGGTGTGATCAGCCACGGTCTCGTGGCTGAAAACCGCCGCTCGCGCTATGACTACGAAATCGGCGAGACGCTCGAAGCCGGCATCGTGTTGTCCGGCACCGAGGTCAAGTCACTGCGCCTTGGCAAGGCGCAGATCACCGAATCCTATGCCTCGCCCGAACGTGGCGAGCTCTGGCTGATCAACGCGCACATTCCCGAATATCTTCAGGCCAACCGCTTCAACCATGAGGAAAAGCGTCCGCGCAAACTCCTGGTGTCGAAAAAGCAGCTGGCCCATCTTGACCAGGAAGTGGCCCGCGCCGGCAATACCATCGTGCCGCTGAAGCTCTTCTTCAACGACCAGGGTCGCGCCAAGCTTTTGATCGGTATCGGCAAGGGCAAGAAGAATTACGACAAGCGCGCCACCGAGCGCGATCGCGACTGGAACCGCGACAAATCCCGCATCATGAAAGAGGGCGGGCGAGGCTAG
- the era gene encoding GTPase Era — MTSPEELTDTSCGFIALVGAPNAGKSTLLNSLVGTKVSIVTHKAQTTRSQVRGVVTLDKAQLVFIDTPGIFAPKRRLDRAMVDSAWGGAGDADIVALIVDVDRGLTPELEKLVEGLENINHPRILILNKIDTVKNEELLKLSETINEKLRFEATFMISALKGYGVQDFIDWCVKHLPPGPWHFPEDHLTDLTMAITAAEVTREKLFLRVHDEIPYNSTVETESFKIQKDGSYKIDQVIYLSRESHKKIVLGAGGQTIKAIGAESRKELMDMYEVPIHLFLFVKVREKWSDDPERYREMGLEFPHEKK; from the coding sequence ATGACCTCTCCTGAAGAACTCACCGACACCTCCTGCGGCTTCATTGCCCTCGTCGGCGCCCCCAATGCCGGCAAGTCCACGCTGCTCAATTCGCTGGTGGGCACGAAAGTCTCCATCGTCACCCACAAGGCGCAGACCACCCGCAGCCAGGTGCGCGGAGTGGTGACGCTCGACAAGGCGCAACTCGTCTTCATCGACACGCCTGGCATCTTTGCCCCGAAACGCCGGCTCGACCGCGCCATGGTCGATAGCGCCTGGGGCGGGGCAGGGGACGCCGATATCGTCGCCCTGATCGTCGACGTCGACCGCGGCCTGACCCCGGAACTCGAAAAGCTCGTTGAGGGTCTGGAAAACATAAACCACCCGCGCATCCTCATCCTCAACAAGATCGACACGGTCAAGAACGAGGAACTGCTGAAGCTGTCCGAGACGATCAACGAGAAGCTGCGCTTCGAGGCCACCTTCATGATTTCGGCGCTCAAGGGCTATGGCGTGCAGGATTTCATCGACTGGTGCGTCAAGCACCTGCCGCCCGGTCCCTGGCACTTCCCCGAGGATCACCTCACCGACCTCACCATGGCGATTACCGCCGCCGAAGTAACGCGCGAAAAACTCTTCCTGCGTGTCCACGACGAGATTCCCTATAATTCCACCGTCGAGACCGAGAGCTTCAAGATCCAGAAGGACGGCTCCTACAAGATCGACCAGGTGATCTATCTCTCGCGCGAGAGCCACAAGAAGATCGTGCTCGGCGCCGGCGGTCAGACCATCAAGGCCATCGGCGCGGAATCGCGCAAGGAACTGATGGACATGTACGAAGTGCCGATCCATCTCTTCTTGTTCGTGAAAGTCCGCGAAAAGTGGAGCGACGACCCGGAACGCTACCGCGAAATGGGCCTGGAATTCCCGCACGAGAAGAAGTGA
- the lepB gene encoding signal peptidase I, protein MSQPADKSIKKSAASEWWETIVVVVEALLIAIVLRSFLYQPFSIPTASMQQTMMIGDYFVANKFVWGYGKHSFSLGRYGDFSLLDFELPINNRIFGREPNRGDIAVFRPVPQNIEYIKRVVGLPGDTIQMREGRLYINGTMIEREEIGKAQDTDSEGRTVEVTVYRETFPEGTNHIIQEISDTGGLDNTSEYVVPAGHYFMMGDNRDRSADSRVLSQVGYVPAVNLIAKAEARFFSIKDNLPPWQLWQWPANVRWDRMFQGVDTQHVP, encoded by the coding sequence ATGAGCCAGCCCGCCGACAAGTCCATCAAGAAGTCTGCCGCGAGCGAATGGTGGGAAACCATCGTCGTGGTGGTCGAGGCACTGCTGATCGCCATCGTGCTGCGCTCCTTCCTCTACCAGCCCTTTTCCATCCCCACCGCCTCCATGCAACAGACCATGATGATCGGCGACTATTTCGTCGCCAACAAATTCGTCTGGGGCTATGGCAAGCATTCCTTCTCGCTGGGCCGCTATGGCGACTTCAGCCTGCTCGACTTCGAACTGCCGATCAACAACCGCATCTTCGGTCGCGAGCCCAATCGCGGCGACATCGCCGTTTTCCGCCCGGTGCCGCAGAACATCGAATATATCAAGCGCGTTGTCGGCCTGCCCGGCGACACCATCCAGATGCGCGAAGGCCGCCTCTATATCAACGGCACCATGATCGAGCGCGAGGAAATCGGTAAAGCCCAGGATACCGATAGCGAAGGCCGCACCGTGGAAGTCACCGTCTATCGCGAGACTTTCCCGGAAGGCACCAACCACATCATCCAGGAAATCTCCGACACCGGCGGCCTCGACAACACCTCCGAATATGTCGTGCCGGCTGGCCACTACTTCATGATGGGCGATAACCGCGACCGCTCCGCCGATAGTCGTGTGCTGAGCCAGGTCGGCTATGTGCCCGCCGTCAACCTCATCGCCAAAGCCGAAGCGCGCTTCTTCTCGATCAAGGACAACCTGCCGCCCTGGCAGCTCTGGCAGTGGCCGGCCAATGTCCGCTGGGACCGGATGTTCCAGGGCGTCGATACCCAGCACGTTCCATGA
- a CDS encoding NYN domain-containing protein, with amino-acid sequence MPIDNREKIVLFIDGANLYATSKAIGIDIDYRRLLADFNARAYLLRANYYTALVEDQEYSSIRPLIDWLDYNGFNVITKPAKEFTDAMGRRKVKGNMDIELCVDALELAPHYDHMVLFSGDGDFTALVAALQRKGKRVTVVSTLTTSTPMISDDLRRQADFFIDIADLAKTVGRPPSTRPAPAPAPVTSDEH; translated from the coding sequence ATGCCCATTGATAATAGGGAAAAGATCGTTCTGTTTATCGACGGAGCGAACCTCTACGCGACATCGAAGGCCATCGGGATCGACATCGATTACCGCCGCCTGCTCGCCGATTTCAATGCGCGGGCCTATCTGCTGCGCGCCAACTACTACACAGCGCTCGTCGAAGATCAGGAATATTCCTCGATCCGGCCGCTGATCGACTGGCTGGACTACAATGGCTTCAATGTCATCACCAAGCCGGCCAAGGAATTCACCGATGCCATGGGCCGACGCAAGGTGAAGGGCAACATGGACATCGAGCTCTGCGTCGATGCGCTCGAACTCGCCCCGCACTACGATCACATGGTGCTGTTTTCCGGCGATGGCGACTTCACCGCGCTCGTTGCGGCGCTGCAGCGCAAGGGCAAGCGGGTGACCGTGGTGTCGACGCTGACCACTTCCACGCCGATGATTTCGGACGACCTGCGGCGCCAGGCCGATTTCTTCATCGATATCGCGGACCTCGCCAAGACGGTCGGCCGTCCGCCCAGCACTCGCCCTGCCCCGGCGCCCGCGCCGGTCACCTCCGACGAGCACTAA
- the pyrE gene encoding orotate phosphoribosyltransferase, producing the protein MTKDEVLAIFRECGAMLEGHFILSSGLRSPVFLQKARVFQYAHQTEKLCKALAERIKAEFPGVTKVVSPAIGGIIPGYETSRHLNVPALYTERVDGKFELRRGFEIEPGDQVVVVEDIVSTGLSIRECVESLRAIGANVVAAACLIDRSAGEADVGVPLVRLIEFKVPAYPADALPPELAAIPAVKPGSRGIQGVK; encoded by the coding sequence ATGACGAAAGATGAAGTGCTGGCTATTTTCCGCGAATGCGGCGCCATGCTGGAAGGCCATTTCATCCTGTCCTCGGGCCTGCGCTCGCCCGTCTTCCTGCAGAAGGCACGCGTGTTCCAGTATGCCCACCAGACCGAAAAGCTCTGCAAGGCGCTGGCTGAACGCATCAAGGCCGAATTCCCGGGCGTAACCAAGGTCGTCTCGCCCGCTATCGGCGGCATCATCCCCGGCTACGAAACCTCGCGCCATCTCAATGTGCCCGCCCTCTATACCGAGCGCGTCGACGGCAAGTTCGAACTGCGCCGCGGCTTCGAGATCGAGCCGGGTGACCAGGTCGTCGTGGTGGAAGACATTGTCTCCACCGGCCTCTCGATCCGCGAATGCGTGGAATCCCTGCGCGCCATCGGCGCCAATGTGGTCGCTGCCGCCTGCCTGATCGACCGCTCAGCCGGCGAGGCCGATGTCGGCGTGCCCCTGGTGCGGCTGATCGAATTCAAGGTCCCCGCCTATCCGGCCGATGCCCTGCCACCCGAACTGGCCGCCATTCCGGCCGTCAAGCCCGGCAGCCGCGGCATCCAGGGTGTGAAATGA
- the recO gene encoding DNA repair protein RecO: MEWTAEALLIGTRRHGESSVIAEAMVAGHGRCAGLVRGGRSPKLAAALQPGNTLQLTWRARLEDQLGIFSVELLHARAAELIADRTRLYLSQTVCELLHLLPERDPHDRLLGMAVRLIDANPPDGAAFAKFELALLDDLGFGLDLTTCAATGATEDLTHVSPKSGRAVSREAAQPYLDRLLPLPSFLAGRGNASPHAVGDALRLTGHFLDAHVWSQRQIARPPMRDVLIEEFERDGE; the protein is encoded by the coding sequence ATGGAATGGACCGCTGAAGCCCTGCTTATCGGCACGCGCCGCCACGGCGAGAGCAGCGTCATTGCCGAGGCCATGGTCGCTGGCCACGGCCGCTGCGCGGGCCTCGTCCGTGGCGGCCGCTCACCAAAGCTCGCCGCCGCCCTTCAGCCCGGCAACACGCTCCAGCTCACCTGGCGCGCCCGGCTCGAAGACCAGCTCGGCATCTTCTCGGTCGAACTGCTCCACGCCCGCGCCGCCGAACTGATCGCCGACCGCACGCGGCTCTATCTCAGCCAGACCGTCTGCGAACTGCTGCACCTCCTGCCCGAACGCGATCCGCATGACCGCCTGCTTGGCATGGCCGTCCGCCTGATCGACGCCAATCCGCCCGATGGCGCCGCCTTCGCCAAATTCGAACTGGCCCTGCTCGACGACCTCGGCTTCGGCCTCGACCTCACCACCTGCGCGGCCACCGGCGCGACCGAGGACCTCACCCACGTCTCGCCAAAATCGGGCCGCGCCGTCTCCCGCGAGGCCGCGCAACCCTACCTCGATCGCCTCCTGCCCCTCCCCAGCTTCCTTGCCGGGAGAGGCAACGCCTCGCCCCATGCGGTAGGCGATGCCCTGCGGCTGACGGGGCATTTCCTCGATGCCCATGTCTGGAGCCAGAGACAAATCGCACGACCGCCAATGCGGGATGTGCTGATCGAGGAATTCGAGCGGGACGGGGAGTAA
- the acpS gene encoding holo-ACP synthase produces the protein MIVGLGSDLIQIHRIAETLDKYGTRFTERCFTEIEQQKSDRRAERAASYAKRFAAKEAMSKALGTGISWGVYWRDMGVVNLPSGKPTMKLTNGAAKALARLVPKGHEAHIHLTITDDAGLAQAFVIVEALPIPGN, from the coding sequence ATGATTGTCGGCCTGGGCTCGGACCTGATCCAGATCCACCGGATCGCCGAGACGCTGGACAAATATGGCACGCGCTTCACCGAGCGCTGCTTCACCGAGATCGAGCAGCAGAAGTCCGATCGCCGCGCCGAACGCGCCGCCTCTTATGCCAAGCGCTTCGCCGCCAAGGAGGCCATGTCCAAGGCGCTCGGCACCGGCATTTCCTGGGGCGTCTACTGGCGCGACATGGGCGTGGTCAATCTGCCCTCCGGCAAGCCGACCATGAAGCTGACCAATGGCGCGGCAAAAGCGCTGGCCCGCCTTGTGCCCAAGGGCCACGAGGCCCACATCCACCTCACCATCACCGACGACGCCGGGCTCGCACAAGCCTTCGTTATCGTCGAAGCGCTGCCAATCCCTGGCAATTGA
- the rnc gene encoding ribonuclease III: MSRSARNYEKLQFRLGYKFADPDLLHRALTHSSALSPARRIERSYQRLEFLGDRVLGLVVADMLYRRYPKANEGELSRTLNTLVRKETCAIIARTLGLGPEMVLGDSEARTGGAEKEAILGDVTEAVIGAIYTDGGMGKAYEFVERMFAEFLIDGSANKADAKTTLQEWAQARGLEPPTYTQTDRRGPDHAPEFTITVTLGDFEPLSATGPSKKIAEHKAAELFLIAQKVWQETKSENA; this comes from the coding sequence ATGAGCCGTTCCGCGCGCAATTATGAAAAACTCCAGTTCCGGCTCGGCTACAAGTTTGCCGATCCGGACCTGCTGCATCGCGCGCTGACCCATTCCAGCGCGCTCTCGCCCGCCAGGCGCATCGAGCGCTCCTACCAGCGCCTCGAATTCCTCGGCGATCGCGTCCTCGGCCTTGTCGTCGCCGACATGCTCTATCGCCGCTATCCCAAGGCCAATGAGGGCGAGTTGAGCCGTACGCTGAACACGCTGGTGCGCAAGGAAACCTGCGCCATCATCGCCCGCACCCTGGGCCTTGGTCCCGAAATGGTGCTCGGTGACAGTGAAGCCCGCACCGGCGGTGCCGAAAAGGAAGCCATTCTCGGCGACGTCACCGAAGCGGTCATCGGCGCCATCTATACCGATGGCGGCATGGGCAAGGCCTATGAATTCGTCGAGCGCATGTTCGCCGAATTCCTGATTGATGGTTCCGCCAACAAGGCCGATGCCAAGACGACGCTGCAGGAATGGGCCCAGGCCCGCGGCCTCGAACCACCCACCTATACCCAGACCGACCGCCGTGGACCCGACCACGCTCCCGAATTCACCATCACTGTCACCCTCGGGGATTTCGAACCGCTCAGCGCCACCGGCCCTTCCAAGAAGATCGCCGAGCACAAGGCCGCCGAACTGTTCCTGATTGCCCAGAAGGTGTGGCAGGAAACCAAAAGTGAAAACGCATGA
- the dapA gene encoding 4-hydroxy-tetrahydrodipicolinate synthase, with the protein MLRGSITALITPMLNGNVDEKAFGSFVDWQIAEGSHGLVPVGTTGESPTVSHEEHRRVVEIAVETANKRVPVIAGAGSNSTAEAVELARFAEKAGADAVLTIVPYYNKPNQEGMFQHFSAVARAVGIPVILYSVPGRTVVDLTVDTIARLHEAHSNIVGVKDATADLGRASLQRDKLGKDFILLSGEDITALAFNAHGGHGCISVTANVAPRLCAEMQDKSLAGDFKGALEVQDKLVHLHKNLFIEPNPTAAKYALSRLNRCANELRLPLVPISRQTEEAVDFAMRHAGLI; encoded by the coding sequence ATGCTGCGAGGATCGATTACGGCGCTCATCACTCCCATGCTCAATGGGAATGTCGATGAGAAAGCCTTCGGCAGCTTTGTCGACTGGCAGATTGCCGAGGGCAGCCATGGTCTGGTGCCTGTCGGCACCACCGGCGAAAGCCCCACCGTCAGCCACGAAGAACACCGCCGCGTGGTGGAAATCGCCGTCGAGACCGCCAACAAGCGCGTCCCGGTGATTGCCGGCGCTGGCTCCAATTCCACCGCCGAGGCCGTGGAACTGGCTAGGTTCGCCGAAAAGGCCGGTGCCGATGCCGTCCTCACCATCGTGCCCTATTACAACAAGCCCAACCAGGAGGGCATGTTCCAGCACTTCTCTGCTGTGGCCAGGGCCGTGGGCATTCCCGTCATTCTCTATAGCGTGCCGGGCCGTACCGTGGTCGACCTGACCGTCGATACCATCGCCCGCCTGCATGAAGCCCATTCCAATATCGTCGGCGTCAAGGATGCGACGGCTGATCTCGGCCGGGCCAGCCTGCAGCGCGACAAGCTCGGCAAGGACTTCATCCTCCTCTCGGGCGAGGACATCACTGCGCTTGCCTTCAACGCCCATGGCGGCCACGGCTGCATTTCGGTGACGGCCAATGTGGCGCCGCGCCTCTGTGCCGAAATGCAGGACAAGTCGCTGGCGGGTGATTTCAAGGGTGCGCTCGAAGTGCAGGACAAGCTCGTGCATCTGCACAAGAATCTGTTCATCGAGCCCAATCCGACCGCCGCGAAATATGCGCTGAGCCGCCTTAACCGCTGCGCCAACGAACTGCGCCTGCCACTGGTGCCGATCTCCCGACAGACGGAAGAGGCCGTGGACTTTGCAATGCGCCACGCAGGTCTTATCTAA
- the rpoZ gene encoding DNA-directed RNA polymerase subunit omega gives MARVTVEDCIEKIENRFDLVLMAAHRARMISSGAQITVARDNDKNPVVALREIGDGAISPDDLREDLIHSLQKYVEVDEPEEHAAPLIESANGDDSINFDTISEEELLRGIESLAPPERRDD, from the coding sequence GTGGCACGCGTCACCGTTGAAGACTGCATCGAAAAGATCGAAAACCGCTTCGATCTCGTTCTCATGGCCGCGCACCGTGCGCGCATGATCTCGTCTGGCGCGCAGATCACCGTCGCCCGCGACAACGACAAGAATCCCGTGGTTGCCCTGCGTGAAATCGGCGATGGCGCCATTTCGCCAGACGACCTGCGTGAAGATCTCATCCACTCGCTGCAGAAGTATGTGGAAGTTGACGAGCCCGAAGAGCACGCCGCTCCGCTGATCGAAAGCGCCAACGGCGACGACTCGATCAACTTCGACACGATCAGCGAAGAAGAACTGCTGCGCGGCATCGAAAGCCTCGCACCACCAGAGCGTCGCGACGATTAA
- a CDS encoding bifunctional (p)ppGpp synthetase/guanosine-3',5'-bis(diphosphate) 3'-pyrophosphohydrolase, whose translation MMRQYELVERVQAYNPNADEALLNKAYVYAMQKHGSQKRASGDPYFNHPLEVAAILTELKLDDASIAVGLLHDTIEDTDATRAEIDQMFGSEIGAIVDGLTKIERLNLVSREEAQAENLRKLLLAISQDVRVLLVKLADRLHNMRTLQYMPPEKRTRIAQETMDIYAPLAGRMGMQDMRNELEDISFKILQPDHYEAITARLDEMQAEYRETISTISTELSERLAMEGITARVKARVKSPYSIFSKIERKSIALEQLSDMIGFRVIVNSIDECYHTVGVVHTKWKVVPGRFKDYISVPKHNDYQSIHTTIVGPGRQRAELQIRTEDMDRVAEFGIAAHALYKDGASADLSRIENESHAYGSLRQTISHLTTGNSSTEDFLEYTKLELFQDQVFCFTPRGRLIALPRGATPIDFAYALHTDIGDTTVGAKINGSILPLVTQLRSGDEVEIIRDQNHVPPMNWLGIAATGKARAAIRRSVRHAATQRAFSLGEHVLNMMLEREGVMLDDAEAKALAEALGSPGRRELLIAVGEGKIGSEPLGVELARIKGLRKRRRKLDLPVADTADGWFALRSTDLFRFRVPGGQRSGPRAKTALAQLDFHMPVSVSGEGVVPGDRLVGILQPDSPMLVYPIHSEALIDMHDSDVAWVDVRWNIKSQDDKLYPTVITMESVNKPGSLAQISSAIAACEANINNLVMRMISPDFHQMIFEIEVRDLAQLTDVLATLKRSPGLSAVQRAGLRETGMISTLEWDGKVDRRFVDDER comes from the coding sequence ATGATGCGTCAATACGAGCTTGTCGAACGCGTTCAGGCCTATAACCCGAACGCCGACGAAGCGCTTTTGAACAAGGCCTATGTCTATGCCATGCAAAAGCATGGCTCGCAGAAGCGCGCCTCCGGCGACCCCTATTTCAATCATCCGCTCGAAGTCGCGGCCATCCTGACCGAGCTCAAGCTCGACGATGCCTCCATCGCCGTTGGCCTGTTGCACGACACCATCGAGGATACCGACGCCACCCGCGCCGAAATCGACCAGATGTTCGGCTCCGAGATCGGCGCCATCGTCGATGGCCTGACCAAGATCGAGCGGCTCAATCTCGTCTCGCGCGAAGAGGCCCAGGCCGAGAACCTGCGCAAGCTCCTACTGGCCATCAGCCAGGACGTCCGCGTGCTGCTGGTCAAGCTCGCCGACCGCCTGCACAACATGCGCACCCTGCAATACATGCCGCCCGAAAAGCGGACGCGTATCGCCCAGGAGACCATGGATATCTATGCCCCGCTCGCCGGCCGCATGGGTATGCAGGACATGCGCAACGAGCTGGAAGACATCTCCTTCAAGATCCTCCAGCCCGATCACTACGAGGCCATCACTGCCCGCCTCGACGAAATGCAGGCCGAATATCGCGAGACCATTTCGACCATTTCGACCGAACTCAGCGAACGGCTGGCGATGGAAGGCATCACCGCCCGCGTCAAGGCGCGGGTGAAATCGCCTTATTCGATCTTTTCCAAGATCGAGCGCAAGTCGATTGCGCTGGAACAGCTCTCCGACATGATCGGCTTCCGCGTCATCGTCAATTCGATCGACGAATGCTACCACACGGTGGGCGTGGTCCACACCAAGTGGAAGGTCGTGCCCGGTCGCTTCAAGGACTATATCTCGGTCCCCAAGCACAATGACTACCAGTCGATCCACACCACCATCGTCGGCCCCGGCCGCCAGCGCGCCGAACTGCAGATCCGTACCGAGGACATGGATCGCGTCGCCGAATTCGGTATCGCCGCCCACGCTCTCTACAAGGATGGCGCCTCGGCCGATCTCAGCCGCATCGAAAACGAGAGCCATGCCTATGGCTCGCTGCGCCAGACCATCAGCCACCTGACCACCGGAAATTCCTCGACCGAGGACTTTCTCGAATATACCAAGCTGGAACTGTTCCAGGACCAGGTGTTCTGCTTCACCCCGCGCGGGCGCCTGATCGCCCTGCCGCGCGGCGCAACGCCGATCGACTTCGCCTATGCCCTGCATACCGACATCGGCGACACCACGGTCGGCGCCAAGATCAACGGCTCCATCCTGCCGCTCGTCACGCAACTGCGCTCGGGTGACGAAGTGGAAATCATCCGCGATCAGAACCACGTGCCGCCGATGAACTGGCTGGGCATTGCCGCCACCGGCAAGGCCCGTGCGGCCATCCGCCGGTCGGTACGCCACGCCGCCACCCAGCGCGCCTTCTCGCTGGGCGAGCACGTGCTCAACATGATGCTCGAGCGCGAAGGCGTCATGCTCGACGACGCCGAGGCCAAGGCCCTGGCTGAAGCGCTGGGGTCGCCCGGTCGCCGCGAATTGTTGATTGCCGTGGGCGAGGGCAAGATCGGCTCCGAGCCGCTCGGCGTCGAACTCGCCCGTATCAAGGGCCTGCGCAAGCGCCGCCGCAAGCTCGACCTGCCGGTCGCAGACACCGCCGATGGCTGGTTCGCCCTGCGCTCGACCGATCTCTTCCGCTTCCGCGTGCCCGGCGGCCAACGCTCCGGTCCGCGCGCCAAGACGGCTTTGGCCCAGCTTGATTTCCACATGCCCGTCTCGGTCTCGGGGGAGGGCGTCGTGCCGGGCGATCGCCTCGTCGGCATCCTCCAGCCCGATTCACCCATGCTGGTCTATCCGATCCATTCGGAAGCCCTCATTGACATGCATGACAGCGACGTGGCCTGGGTCGATGTGCGCTGGAACATCAAGAGCCAGGATGACAAGCTCTATCCTACGGTGATCACCATGGAGAGCGTCAACAAGCCCGGCTCGCTGGCGCAGATCTCCTCGGCCATCGCGGCCTGCGAGGCCAACATCAACAATCTGGTGATGCGCATGATATCGCCCGACTTTCACCAGATGATCTTTGAAATCGAGGTGCGCGACCTTGCGCAACTGACCGATGTTCTGGCAACGCTCAAGCGCAGTCCCGGCCTTTCCGCCGTCCAGCGCGCCGGGCTGCGCGAGACGGGCATGATTTCGACGCTCGAATGGGACGGCAAGGTAGACCGGAGATTTGTTGATGACGAAAGATGA